From Candidatus Alcyoniella australis:
GCGTGCCCAGCAGCATCCAGCGGTAGAGCGCCAGTAGTTGCGCCAGTGGATTGTAGGCCAGCACGCGCCCCACCGTCGCCATCTGGCCGGAGAAAATATCGAGGGTATAGAACACCGGCGTGAGGTAGAACAGGAACTGCAACAGCACTTCGAGAATTTGCCCCACATCGCGGTAGCTGACGTTCATACTCGAGACGAACAACGCCAATCCCAGCACCAGCACCAGCTCGACCAGCAACGGCACCGGCAGCAGCAGCATGCTCAGCCGCAATCCTACGCCGGGGGTGAAGGCCACGAAGCAGATAAGCACCAGGCCGCTGAGGAACAGGTGCACCAGATTGGCCAGCACCGTGGCCAACGGCAGCAGGTGACGCGGGAAGTGCACCTGCTTGACCAGCGATGAGTTGGCCACTACCGACAGCTGGCTGTTGGCCGTGGCCGTGCTGAAGAAGATCCAGGGAATGTAGCCCGAGAGGAAGTAGAGGAAGTACGGCACGTGGCCCGGCAAACTGATGGCGATCTTCTGGAAGTTGGAGAAGATCAACGTGAAGATTCCCATCATCAGCAGCGGGTTGAGCAGGCTCCAGCCGATTCCCAGGGCGCTGCGCTTGTAGCGCAGCTTGACCTCTTTGACCACCAGCTGCGTGAGCAGGAAGCGGTAGCGGAAGGTCTGGGTCAGCAGCTTCACGTTCAGTGCTCGATCTTGGCCGGCAGCCTGCCGGTCAGCGCCAGGGCGGCGATGTTCTTGTAGACCAGGGCCATGCACTCGGCCTCGTAGCGCTCCTCGGGATCGCCGCGATACCAGTAGCGCACTGCCCACAGCGAGAGGTAGCCCAAGCTTTTAAACAGCACCCACAGCCGCGTGAGCAGCCCGAAGAGCCGTCCGCGATATTTGCGCAGGAAGTAGAACTGGCTGCGGCGGTACTCGATCAGCGATGTGATCTTGTCGGTGGCCGCGGACTCGCCGCCGAAATGCACGATCTGGGTCTGCGAGTCGATGCAAACCCGAAAGCCCGCCTCTCGCGCACGGCGACACCAGTCGATGTCCTCGAAGTACATAAAGATGTTCTCGTCCATCGGGCCGATCTTGTCCACGACCTCGCGCCGCACGAGCATGCACGAGCCCGCGACCCAGTCCACATTG
This genomic window contains:
- a CDS encoding ABC transporter permease, producing the protein MKLLTQTFRYRFLLTQLVVKEVKLRYKRSALGIGWSLLNPLLMMGIFTLIFSNFQKIAISLPGHVPYFLYFLSGYIPWIFFSTATANSQLSVVANSSLVKQVHFPRHLLPLATVLANLVHLFLSGLVLICFVAFTPGVGLRLSMLLLPVPLLVELVLVLGLALFVSSMNVSYRDVGQILEVLLQFLFYLTPVFYTLDIFSGQMATVGRVLAYNPLAQLLALYRWMLLGTPWPGWFALWYPAAWGALLLVLGWRHFNARSRTFAKEL